The Monomorium pharaonis isolate MP-MQ-018 chromosome 5, ASM1337386v2, whole genome shotgun sequence genome includes a window with the following:
- the LOC105834670 gene encoding protein snakeskin: protein MVSLQTIASIVIKVLKLVINLIVLILYRTGYGGEFLGVGGTWNLNEDKNPDAEIVASGVFVGFFIYTSVVLISYCFGSTDHKKTLVEIIMNFVGTFMFVAVGGTALHYWHGYQPEQKFLYDAPERQIGLAVGSLCVLEGAAYLIDLILSFLHYAKDEFQ from the exons ATGGTGTCCTTGCAGACTATTGCGAGTATAGTGATCAAAGTGCTAAAGTTG GTTATCAACCTCATTGTATTAATCCTGTATCGTACGGGATATGGTGGCGAGTTTCTAGGAGTTGGTGGCACTTGGAATTTGAACGAAGACAAGAATCCCGATGCCGAAATTGTTGCTTCCGGTGTATTTGTCGGATTCTTCATTTACACAAGCGTTGTCCTTATCAGCTACTGTTTTGGAAGTACTGACCATAAAAAAACTCTTGTA GAAATCATCATGAATTTCGTTGGAACTTTTATGTTCGTGGCTGTGGGTGGAACAGCTCTACATTACTGGCATGGTTACCAACCTGAGCAAAAATTCCTATACGATGCGCCAGAGAGACAG ATTGGACTGGCCGTGGGCTCGTTGTGCGTTTTGGAAGGCGCAGCGTACCtgatagatttaatattaagctTTCTCCATTACGCCAAGGATGAATTTCAATAG
- the LOC105834668 gene encoding adenylosuccinate lyase isoform X3, translated as MEAHVNDIDFEAVAREEKATRHDVMAHVHVFGQQCPLAAPIIHLGATSCYVGDNTDLLILRQGFDILLPKLASVIKRLAKFAYENRDLPTLGFTHLQPAQLTTVGKRATLWLQDLLMDERAIRRARNDLRFRGVKGTTGTQASFLQLFNGDAEKVKQLDALVTKMAGFEKYYGVTGQTYSRKVDIECLNVLSSLGATVHKICTDIRLLANMKEIEEPFESTQIGSSAMPYKRNPMRSERCCSVARHLMVLVNNTLHTAATQWMERTLDDSANRRLTLAEAYLSADSILMTLQNITEGLVVYPKVVARHVAQELPFMSAENVIMAMVKAGGDRQVCHEKIRVLSQEAGAQVKQHGLDNDLVDRIKKDPYFTPILSQLDALLNPSTFIGRAPQQVVEFLEEEVYSVLENYKGLESGKVELDI; from the exons ATGGAGGCTCACGTGAATGACATCGACTTCGAAGCTGTCGCCAGGGAAGAAAAAGCGACGAGGCACGATGTGATGGCGCATGTTCATGTATTCGGTCAACAGTGTCCTTTGGCTGCACCTATCATCCACCTTGGTGCGACCAGCTGTTATGTGGGCGACAACACG GACCTCTTGATACTCCGCCAAGGTTTCGACATACTGCTGCCAAAGTTAGCCAGCGTAATTAAACGGCTCGCGAAATTTGCTTACGAAAACCGTGATCTGCCCACCTTGGGTTTCACTCATCTTCAACCCGCACAACTGACGACAGTCGGTAAAAGAGCGACGCTGTGGCTGCAAGACTTGCTGATGGACGAAAGAGCTATTCGTCGTGCCAGGAACGATCTGAGATTCCGCGGAGTTAAAGGCACAACGGGCACCCAAGCGTCTTTTCTTCAGCTTTTTAATG gTGATGCAGAAAAGGTGAAGCAACTGGACGCTCTCGTAACTAAGATGGCCGGTTTCGAAAAGTATTATGGCGTCACCGGACAGACCTATAGCAGAAAAGTTGACATTGAATGTTTGAATGTTTTGAGTTCACTTGGTGCAACCGTTCACAAA ATTTGCACGGACATTCGTCTTCTCGCTAACATGAAAGAGATCGAGGAGCCCTTTGAGAGCACACAGATAGGTTCCAGCGCAATGCCCTACAAGCGGAACCCAATGCGCTCCGAGAGATGTTGTAGCGTGGCACGTCATCTGATGGTTCTCGTCAACAACACTCTCCACACCGCGGCGACCCAGTGGATGGAACGAACGTTGGACGACTCAGCAAACCGCCGGCTTACCCTGGCGGAAGCTTATCTGTCGGCCGACTCGATTTTAATGACTCTTCAGAACATCACGGAGGGATTAGTCGTTTATCCCAAGGTTGTTGCCAGACACGTGGCACAGGAACTGCCCTTCATGTCCGCGGAGAATGTAATCATGGCCATGGTGAAGGCCGGTGGCGATAGACAA GTGTGCCATGAGAAAATTCGTGTGTTATCGCAAGAAGCTGGAGCGCAAGTGAAGCAACACGGCTTGGATAACGATCTGGTTGACAGGATCAAGAAAGATCCGTATTTCACGCCGATTTTATCTCAATTAGATGCTCTGCTGAACCCGTCAACCTTCATTGGTAGAGCACCCCAACAAGTTGTCGAGTTTCTCGAAGAGGAGGTGTATTCCGTGCTCGAAAACTACAAAGGCTTAGAAAGCGGAAAAGTCGAATTGgacatttga